Proteins encoded in a region of the Mercenaria mercenaria strain notata chromosome 1, MADL_Memer_1, whole genome shotgun sequence genome:
- the LOC123565987 gene encoding toll-like receptor 4 yields MKAISLNIVLLLARITATSCTEDSYMCKEVGKGILQCNYFPNEILAGISEVKIVEFMEQYDEVIVNSSYFESETWSKVTHLTLYDRSVDNGDRILNFSAKCFIQLEVLQELHVHVARQIRLEPDAFVGLKFTKVLDFSECGRLSLGELSSAIGSANIKSLEVLEISSLGTTNEALEINRDIFEALANTNIKHIDMSENVITQFRPFQLRLLEKLEVLNLSLSTITDISFYYDNTNTIKYSTFIKSLKVLDLSYIHLPRFESIMQHSVQFIDVFRVPHISNVLEQVLTSRSINGSGILKQTLEIRNLNITVANDIQWLLQEINLSKNNLNRLDVQIYCGNHTANRITIFDLAENNLEFLHPSILSFMPRIERLDLSNNLLNKMMDESDILFENLFSSLLQLKSISLSANNLLAIPKNMFVKNFNLETIDLSSNSISQVTFTLSHAEKLKLLDLRNNEINVIDETSIELLNSISTERHPEAIVNLQDNPVSCSECKSERFLTWLLQTKIINPSKVKCIGENDNRINVTNAAIELVRQICERRKVLIATSVSAGTFVLLVIIFLTYVYKRWTQIRKKRNRKSVLQLLQNGQGKFEFVAFLSYSSSDEEFVENNVFDSLRDNMKLQTGIQRELVCSGDRFLRPGFFVLDKTIRCIEKSAVIIVVLSNDFCTSNYCHNELEQAIQLQRPIILMIKGIVDEELMKPRIKLLYKENVRILWTEQNGQYVLKTTWENVCSSILDLIAFNL; encoded by the coding sequence ATGAAAGCGATTAGTCTCAATATTGTGTTATTATTAGCTCGAATTACTGCTACTTCTTGCACAGAAGACAGCTATATGTGTAAAGAAGTCGGTAAAGGAATTTTACAATGTAACTATTTTCCAAACGAAATTCTAGCTGGAATTTCTGAAGTAAAAATTGTTGAATTCATGGAACAGTACGACGAAGTGATTGTaaatagttcatattttgagTCGGAAACCTGGAGTAAAGTGACACATTTAACGCTATACGATAGATCCGTAGACAATGGCGATCGAATACTAAATTTTTCGGCAAAGTGTTTCATTCAGCTAGAAGTTTTGCAAGAGCTGCATGTTCATGTAGCACGTCAAATTCGTCTTGAACCAGACGCCTTTGTTGGATTAAAGTTTACTAAAGTATTAGATTTTAGCGAATGTGGAAGATTAAGTTTAGGCGAACTTTCTTCCGCGATCGGCTCAGCTAATATCAAAAGTTTAGAAGTTCTTGAAATATCCAGTTTAGGCACTACAAATGAAGCACTTGAAATAAACAGGGATATTTTTGAAGCGCTCGCAAATACAAACATTAAACATATTGATATGAGTGAAAATGTGATTACACAATTTCGTCCTTTCCAGCTTCGTTTGCTGGAAAAATTAGAAGTTCTAAATTTGTCGCTGTCCACTATTACTGATATATCGTTTTACTATGATAACACAAACACTATAAAATATTCAACATTCATTAAAAGTCTCAAAGTTTTGGATTTGAGTTACATACATTTGCCACGGTTTGAATCTATAATGCAACACAGTGTACAATTTATTGATGTTTTCCGAGTTCCGCACATTTCTAACGTCTTAGAGCAAGTGCTGACAAGCCGCAGTATTAATGGGAGTGGCATATTGAAACAAACATTGGAGATTCGAAATTTAAATATTACAGTTGCTAATGACATACAATGGCTCCTACAAGAAATCAATTTAAGCAAAAACAATTTAAACCGATTGGATGTTCAAATCTATTGTGGTAATCACACGGCTAACAGAATTACCATTTTCGACCTAGCCGAAAACAACTTAGAATTCCTTCATCCGAGTATTCTCTCTTTCATGCCACGCATAGAAAGGCTCGATCTTTCAAACAATTTGCTAAATAAAATGATGGATGAAAGTGATATTCTATTTGAGAATTTGTTTTCTTCATTGCTTCAGTTGAAGTCAATAAGTCTTTCCGCTAATAATTTGCTTGCTATTCCTAAGAAcatgtttgtaaaaaatttcaatcttgagaCAATTGACCTTTCTTCAAACAGCATCAGCCAAGTTACATTCACATTAAGCCATGCAGAAAAGCTGAAACTTCTTGACCTTCGGAACAATGAAATAAACGTCATTGATGAAACATCTATAGAACTCCTTAACTCAATTTCTACAGAAAGACACCCAGAAGCAATCGTGAATCTTCAGGACAATCCAGTTTCGTGCTCTGAATGTAAGTCAGAAAGATTCCTAACATGGCTTCTTCAGACGAAGATTATAAatccatcaaaggtcaaatgCATTGGAGAAAATGATAATAGAATTAACGTCACAAACGCCGCTATCGAACTTGTACGGCAAATATGTGAACGACGGAAAGTATTGATTGCTACAAGTGTTTCCGCTGGAACGTTTGTGCTTTTGGTAATAATTTTCCTAACCTATGTATACAAGCGATGGACACAAATACGTAAAAAGAGAAACAGGAAAAGCGTTCTACAGTTGTTGCAAAATGGACAGGGGAAATTTGAATTTGTTGCTTTCCTTTCATACAGCAGTTCGGATGAAGAGTTTGtggaaaataatgtttttgattcATTGAGAGACAACATGAAGCTGCAAACAGGAATACAACGGGAACTGGTCTGTTCCGGAGATCGTTTCTTACGACCAGGTTTCTTTGTGCTTGATAAAACTATCAGATGCATAGAGAAATCAGCTGTGATTATCGTTGTGTTATCTAATGATTTCTGTACGAGCAACTACTGTCACAATGAGCTCGAGCAGGCAATACAGCTGCAAAGACCAATCATACTGATGATAAAAGGGATTGTTGACGAAGAGTTAATGAAACCGAGGATAAAACTGCTATACAAGGAGAATGTCAGAATTCTCTGGACGGAACAAAACGGACAATACGTTCTGAAAACAACATGGGAAAACGTGTGTTCTTCTATTCTTGATCTTATTGCGTTTAACCtttaa
- the LOC128559476 gene encoding uncharacterized protein LOC128559476 encodes MEYVKKLTKCRNHPTEEIRYLCIDHDQLCCNECAIVNHRKCQELLSIDDCVDKSGRQAPVVENMEKIEKHAEDLKMHEFQHRVTTNESERLIEDQLHYIKIQFDDAYRIFEENVLKAVRTRCDRIKTSIDNQILLNEQFEADLKYSKEKIASSREFGEKLHHYLMERDMKDEMIRHEQELISLHQRSNCTEISMDGLDHITDHLIKCLQKNLSLGFNLVL; translated from the exons ATGGAATATGTAAAGAAACTCACAAAATGCAGGAACCATCCTACAGAAGAAATAAGATATCTGTGCATAGATCATGATCAACTGTGTTGCAATGAATGTGCAATTGTTAATCACAGAAAATGTCAGGAGTTACTTTCAATTGATGACTGTGTAGATAAATCAGGAAGGCAAGCACCTGTGGtagaaaacatggaaaaaatagagaaacaCGCCGAAGACTTAAAGATGCATGAATTTCAACACAGGGTGACAACTAATGAATCTGAGAGACTAATTGAGGATCAGTTGCACTATATAAAGATACAATTCGACGATGCGTATCGtattttcgaagaaaatgtactTAAAGCAGTGAGAACAAGATGCGACAGAATAAAAACCTCGATTGATAATCAGATCTTATTAAATGAACAGTTTGAGGctgatttaaaatattcaaaggaAAAGATAGCATCGTCTCGGGAGTTTGGGGAAAAACTACATCATTACCTTATGGAAAGAGATATGAAAGATGAAATGATCCGCCACGAACAAGAATTGATATCGTTGCATCAACGATCTAACTGCACAGAAATATCTATGGATGGATTAGACCATATCACTGACCATTTGATAAAGTGTCTACAGAAGAATCTTTCA TTGGGATTTAATTTAGTGCTTTGA
- the LOC128555246 gene encoding tripartite motif-containing protein 45-like, which produces MATSEGQTEGGEKICCSVCLDIYQRPRRLPCSHSFCHECLVKCAEKTDQRQKFCCPLCRVDTKADTSNISRAGIWVTRFPVNYELLTLAQKERTIWMEEQPGNFDTPDRETASTFNEQSPKNKLRINSTNVNNNSSLCKGCLRDETHVPATVYCRECSELLCGDCKRHHTKNKFTSGHIVIDMKGDLSETKSFDYVNKLTKCHYHPTEEVKYLCKDHDQLCCNECAVITHRRCSDIVSLADEVAASRCHKRIDTDVEKVERHASALAQHELEYSAALDQSERCIKDELKCIKFHLDDAYRLIEESIIRQFNFTHAKRKELVSVQLYNIETLKASLNLSKEKISATEKFGQELNVYLMERKMRNEMEQHVNILKQLHQSANIVETYLAGKDLVAGNLMKSLLTGLSLTDHMSNVGLPAFPSFETQQNTTETVSHQRRGHQSFTRHAPNVGFQRYM; this is translated from the coding sequence ATGGCGACGTCTGAAGGACAGACTGAGGGAGGGGAAAAAATATGTTGTTCTGTTTGTTTGGATATTTATCAAAGACCAAGACGTTTACCTTGTTCACATTCATTTTGTCATGAATGTTTAGTTAAATGCGCAGAAAAGACTGATCAAAGACAAAAGTTTTGTTGTCCTCTTTGTCGTGTAGATACGAAAGCAGACACAAGTAATATTTCGCGAGCTGGCATTTGGGTTACCAGATTTCCAGTAAATTATGAATTGCTTACTCTGGCACAAAAGGAAAGAACTATATGGATGGAAGAACAACCAGGTAATTTCGATACACCTGATAGAGAGACGGCATCAACGTTTAATGAACAATCCCCAAAAAACAAATTACGGATAAATTCAACTAATGTGAATAACAACTCAAGCTTATGCAAAGGCTGTCTACGGGATGAAACACATGTACCAGCAACTGTGTATTGCCGGGAATGTAGCGAACTACTATGTGGAGATTGCAAGAGACATCACACGAAAAATAAGTTTACATCAGGCCATATTGTTATTGACATGAAAGGTGATCTGAGTGAAACGAAAAGCTTTGactatgtaaacaaacttacaaaatgtcaTTACCACCCAACGGAAGAAGTAAAATATCTGTGCAAGGACCATGATCAACTGTGTTGCAATGAATGTGCCGTAATTACGCACAGAAGATGTTCCGATATAGTTTCTCTTGCAGATGAAGTGGCTGCCTCACGCTGTCATAAACGCATCGATACTGATGTAGAAAAAGTAGAAAGACACGCTTCAGCGCTAGCTCAACACGAATTAGAATATAGTGCAGCATTAGATCAATCGGAAAGATGCATTAAAGATGAACTGAAATGTATAAAGTTCCATTTGGACGATGCATATCGCCTAATTGAAGAAAGCATAATACGCCAATTTAATTTTACACATGCTAAGAGGAAAGAGTTGGTCTCTGTCCAGTTATACAACATTGAAACGTTGAAAGCTTCTTTAAACctgtcaaaagaaaaaatatcagcaaCTGAAAAGTTTGGACAAGAATTGAATGTCTATTTGATGGAAAGGAAAATGAGAAATGAAATGGAACAGCATGTGAACATATTAAAGCAGTTGCACCAAAGTGCTAACATTGTGGAAACATATTTAGCCGGAAAAGATCTTGTGGCGGGGAACTTGATGAAATCTCTCCTAACGGGGTTATCGTTGACTGACCACATGAGTAATGTAGGTCTTCCAGCTTTTCCCAGTTTTGAGACACAACAGAACACAACAGAAACTGTCTCTCACCAGCGCAGAGGTCATCAAAGCTTCACAAGGCATGCTCCAAACGTGGGTTTTCAGAGATACATGTAG